DNA from Candidatus Coatesbacteria bacterium:
ATGCAGGACGCCGTCGCGCAGTAACAGGGCGCGGTCGGCCCGTCGCGCCAGGGCCCGGTCGTGGCTGACGATGACGAAACCGGCGCCGTTCTCGGCGGCCAGGGCGAACAGCAGGTCCAGGACCCGATTCCCGGTCTCCCGATCCAGGTTGCCCGTCGGCTCGTCGAGGAGCACCAGCTCGGGTTCCTTGACCAGGGCCCGGGCGATGGCCACCCGCTGCTGCTCACCGCCGGAGAGCTTCATCGGTGAGTGGTGGAGGCGTTCGCCCAGACCGACCCGTCCGAGGATGGTCCCGGCCCGGTGGTCGGCCGCGGCGACGTCGACGCCCTGGGCCAACAGTGGCAGGGCGACGTTCTCGAGGGCGTCGAATTCGGGCAGCAGGTGGTGGAGCTGGAAGACGAAGCCCACGCTGCGCGAGCGCACCTGGGCCAGGCGGCGGTCGCTGCCACCGACGAGCTCCTCGCCGTTGAGGAGGACGGACCCCGCCGTCGGCCGATCCAGGGCGCCGAGGATGTGCAGCAGGGTGCTCTTGCCGGCCCCGGAGGCGCCGACGATCACCAGGGTCTCGCCGCGTTGGACCTCGAGGTCGACGGCGCTGAGGACCTCCAGGCGTCGGTCGCCGTCGATGAACTCCCGGGCCACACCCCGCGCCTCGAGCAGGCTACTCATAGCGGACGGCCTCCAGGGGATCGAGGCGGCTGGCGCGCCAGGCGGGGTAGAGGGTGGCCAACAGGGTGATCAGCATTGAGGAGCCGACGACGATCAGCACGTCGGGGACGGCGACCACGGCGGGCAGGTGGTCCATGTTGTAGAGGTCGGCGGGCAGTTCGATGAAGCTGTAGCGCTCGAGCAACCAGGCCAGCAGGGTACCCAGCGCACCGCCGATGATCGTCCCCAGGGAGCCCAGGGTGACGCCAACGCCGAGGAAGACGCCGCGCACCTGGCGCCGGTCGACGCCGAAGCTCTTCATCACGCCGATGTCCCGGGTCTTCTCCACGGCCAGCATGATCAGGTTGCTGATCACGTTGAAGGCCGCCACCAGGACGATCAGCACCAGGGCCAGGAACATGGCGAACTTCTCCAGCTCCATGGCCGCGAACAGGCGGGAGTTGGTCACCGTCCAGTCCCGGGCGTAGTACTCGGCGCCCAGAATCTCGTTGAGGCGGGCCGAAACGGCCGGGGCCTCGTAGATATCCTCGCAGCGGATCTCGAGGGCGGTGACCTTGTCCCCGATGCTCATGAACTCCTGGGCCAATTCGAGGGAGATGTAGGCCAATTGGGCGTCGTACTCGTACATCCCGGTGGAGACGACGCCGGTGATCTGCAGCTTCTCCATCTTGGGGGGGATCGGTGTCAGCGGGTCCCACTCTCCGGTGGGCATCACCAGCAGGACCTCGTTGCCGACGCCGACGCCCAGCTCGTAGGCCAGTTCCTTGCCCAGCACCACGCCGTGCCGCGGTGAATCACCGTCCAGAGCAATGTGGGGGATGTCGTCGCGGTGCGCCGGAGCAAAGGAAAACTCCCCTTCGACGGTCATGCCGGGCAGGCTGGTGATCCCGCCCTCCTGGTCGGGATCCACCCCGCGGAAGACCGCCCCCAGGGTGTTGCTTTTGTTGACCAGCATCCCCTCCATGTAGATCGCCGGCGCCGCCGCCGCCACGCCCTCGACGCCGCGGACGGTCTCCAGGGTCGACCGCCAGTCCTTCAGGGGACGGCGCATGTAGTTGATCACCGTCACGTGGGGATTGTTGGCGACGATCTTGGCCCGCAGGTTGACCTCGAAGCCCTCCATCACCGCCAGGACGATGATCAGGCTGGCCACGCCCAGGGCGATGCCGGCGACGCTGATCCAGGTGATCACGCGCAGAAAACCCTTGCGGCCCGAGCGCAAATAACGCAGGGCCACCCGGGACTCGAAGCGTCCCAGGCGGCCGACGGCCAGGATGGCGCCGCCGATGACCACCACGGCGCCCACCACCAGGGCGACGGTCAGCAAGGGGTTCAGGCTCTGGACGTCGGGGGTCACGGGTCGGCAAACCTCGGGGTTGTCTCGAACGGCTTATCGCGGGTTGAACGGAGCCGATGTCCGTTCCGGCGGCGCGCCGCGACCGGCTACGCCGGAACCGGCTCGACCGTTGCGCATCCGGAAGGTGCCCGCGCTTCTAGTCGTTCTCACTCGTCGGCGGAGCGGGATCGTAACCCGCGGCGCGCAGGCGTACGAGAAAAAATTCGCTGAAGCCGGCGGCCAGACCGAGGGCGCGCTTGGCCGCGGCGGCGCCGCCGACCTTGCGGCTGAGCTCCTCGAGCTCGACGGCGGGTTCGATCAGCGGATCACAGGTGATATCGATCTCCAGCAGCTCGTCGAGTAGGTGGGGCAGATCGCGGGTTGACGAGGGAACGTTCCCGCAGGCCGTCAGATAGGCCCGCATGGCCTGGAGTGCGGCTTCGTGACACAGGAGGCCGATCTCGGCGAAATCGATCTCTTCCCGGCTCTCGAGCAGATAACGAACCTCCATCAACCGCACC
Protein-coding regions in this window:
- a CDS encoding ATP-binding cassette domain-containing protein; amino-acid sequence: MSSLLEARGVAREFIDGDRRLEVLSAVDLEVQRGETLVIVGASGAGKSTLLHILGALDRPTAGSVLLNGEELVGGSDRRLAQVRSRSVGFVFQLHHLLPEFDALENVALPLLAQGVDVAAADHRAGTILGRVGLGERLHHSPMKLSGGEQQRVAIARALVKEPELVLLDEPTGNLDRETGNRVLDLLFALAAENGAGFVIVSHDRALARRADRALLLRDGVLHPLDP
- a CDS encoding FtsX-like permease family protein; translation: MTPDVQSLNPLLTVALVVGAVVVIGGAILAVGRLGRFESRVALRYLRSGRKGFLRVITWISVAGIALGVASLIIVLAVMEGFEVNLRAKIVANNPHVTVINYMRRPLKDWRSTLETVRGVEGVAAAAPAIYMEGMLVNKSNTLGAVFRGVDPDQEGGITSLPGMTVEGEFSFAPAHRDDIPHIALDGDSPRHGVVLGKELAYELGVGVGNEVLLVMPTGEWDPLTPIPPKMEKLQITGVVSTGMYEYDAQLAYISLELAQEFMSIGDKVTALEIRCEDIYEAPAVSARLNEILGAEYYARDWTVTNSRLFAAMELEKFAMFLALVLIVLVAAFNVISNLIMLAVEKTRDIGVMKSFGVDRRQVRGVFLGVGVTLGSLGTIIGGALGTLLAWLLERYSFIELPADLYNMDHLPAVVAVPDVLIVVGSSMLITLLATLYPAWRASRLDPLEAVRYE
- a CDS encoding HEPN domain-containing protein, with the protein product MNRERVEELLTSARVRLMEVRYLLESREEIDFAEIGLLCHEAALQAMRAYLTACGNVPSSTRDLPHLLDELLEIDITCDPLIEPAVELEELSRKVGGAAAAKRALGLAAGFSEFFLVRLRAAGYDPAPPTSEND